One Hemibagrus wyckioides isolate EC202008001 linkage group LG07, SWU_Hwy_1.0, whole genome shotgun sequence DNA segment encodes these proteins:
- the LOC131355511 gene encoding interferon-induced very large GTPase 1-like isoform X2 produces the protein MESSDKEQSEEAREFADKGLQLNLSENQSAESHLKEETVTSEVPNPPESFKVKNISSTSVTLTWHPPASLEQKYHVVCSHNSVTVHEEETETNTLVISNLTPGETYSFHIATVLKNGSRSETAGLDARTLTHFESFLQDLGLKQHLTDKLSLSTVLQIDKSTVADDPAQTLLDLPWLFLKKIMMVNVTARDVKCDPSTDEDEDLSSDLCSGLKSLVLNKDFSHTVNPLDIITALFLCSDSFLQQEIALKMSMCQFSVPLLLPNCDTQKSMLMLWALRDIVKKYRPHSLSDPRGFVEERIILADLPLVSFVRLGDCSISKSQILNKLLSNPQQYHDTFVHHDMDCGDIPRKISDGLVEISWYLPCGNKNIDIFPEPVAIANLRGDISTFETQYSFLCQISTAVFVFFDNLDTNHQLLTNTHVKAQLFLVGNALTKAFNLDLLTNTAATLNLTKSNIILKTKQNDADFVKNLCCAVSDVVKKKSVTVQLETMTTVAHDLGISTDEDNKECQNAKENAKAITSMIQDTIKFKEEQLPLQGEIWKKLGKIEKEECRLRKAGHKNIQMYKGELAKQKMELRKQQSSYEMSIAMSCFISALSSSTLERSFFLKWMRMYLDNLSRKKLSDLREQYKKKCQQSSEKKDEIAELDRQISNCALGIEHFLREMGQLYEAAVSLPENLQSRQQMLHLPKLCAELLLQGFPLELVDGDASNIPLRWISDVLKELNTLVQTKKKIRVVTVLGVQSTGKSTLLNTMFGVQFAVSSGRCTRGAFMLMIKVTDSFREVLNCDHLVIIDTEGLKSPELAQLDDSYEHDNELATLVVGLSDITIINIAMENSTEMKDILQIVVHAFLRMKEVGKKPMCAFVHQNVADVSAHDKNMRDRKLLLEQLNEMTEAAAKMENKEMNKKFTDVMEYDPETGNWYIPGLWHGNPPMAPVNAGYSETVYDFKKNIINILVNKKISTNNIEEFLEWTKSLWNAVKYENFIFSFRNSLVADAYMKLCTEFHKWEWSFKKDMYKWLTSAETRVSNFEIMKSQSDKTNLKDLLRTLKEEASLKLDEWEKTIVENLSKYFEQTEGHVYLVEKYKEDFVNSAKSLRRETENSLLNKIEAIIEIRTGKNNLDNIKKTHTDRMEKKVLNLLEELRKNRRSESMSEEELDNIFESMWQVTLEELSFKGLKRQIISDSVFNQLRMNMKQKGSSVFEKLNDVNLDQYGKEKFIVKPENVFKKALELMQVYKFEQTVRLQEMSDSVIDTCMQLINDKKEGKSDYHDNDIQEILNITDTKLTSSEKLKVSDEFELSLKLHICAISAREFQAMHDSFIEENDPRRCLKQFKEKYRADFKDLFNNRDQCQRKAAEFVKLCLSPAVETFICNSLGLDITDTMLQGKNAFQFSTRSFFQYSLLKELLDDSNCKNYVVYIRFYERFVKDWILKEIKKRFSKGNKLFELEEQHLKGITTEIKEAIIKAQQEINENESIKAFIQNICRELGKKLVIPNDILEAVMVLNNAKQEQFAHWLTQSVEEMEGSLKTKFVNEDIQSKLKTLKIKPQDELFKRVFGCGKQCPFCKAPCEAGGEAHTHHTASVHRPQGLALYKDKDSQKLVTDICSTDVNTEATFRCLETKHEFHPYKKYREIFPDWHIPADPSIEASDYWKYVMAKFNKEFATEYEAKEADIPSTWSNITKEEAEKSLEECFGIRTQ, from the exons TTCCAAACCCACCTGAAAGCTTCAAGGTTAAGAATATCAGTAGTACATCAGTTACTCTAACCTGGCATCCACCTGCTTCCTTAGAACAGAAATACCATGTGGTGTGTTCCCATAATAGTGTGACTGTTcatgaagaagaaacagaaactAACACACTAGTTATCAGTAACCTGACTCCAGGAGAAACATACTCCTTCCACATTGCAACAGTGCTTAAAAATGGCAGCAGAAGCGAGACAGCTGGGTTAGATGCTCGTACTC taacaCATTTTGAGAGCTTTCTTCAGGACTTGGGGCTGAAGCAACACCTCACTGATAAACTCTCACTGAGTACTGTACTACAGATAGACAAGAGCACAGTGGCAGATGATCCAGCACAGACTCTATTAGATTTACCTTGGCTTTTCCTCAAGAAAATTATGATGGTGAATGTGACTGCAAGAGATGTCAAATGTGATCCATCAacagatgaggatgaagatttGAGTTCGGATTTGTGTAGTGGTCTGAAGAGTCTTGTCCTCAATAAGGATTTTAGTCATACAGTAAATCCTTTAGACATCATAACTGCACTCTTCCTTTGCTCAGACAGTTTTCTTCAACAAGAGATTGCCTTGAAAATGTCTATGTGCCAGTTCTCTGTGCCTTTACTGCTTCCTAATTGTGACACACAGAAGAGCATGCTCATGCTTTGGGCCTTAAGAGATATTGTGAAGAAATACAGACCACACTCCTTGTCTGATCCAAGAGGGTTTGTAGAAGAAAGGATCATTCTAGCAGACTTACCCTTAGTGTCCTTTGTAAGACTTGGAGACTGCAGCATTTCTAAATCTCAAATCTTGAACAAACTGCTCAGTAATCCACAGCAATATCATGACACATTTGTGCACCATGACATGGACTGTGGAGACATCCCAAGAAAAATATCAGATGGTTTGGTGGAGATCAGCTGGTACTTAccttgtggaaataaaaacatagaCATCTTCCCAGAACCTGTGGCTATTGCAAACCTAAGAGGGGACATAAGTACATTTGAGACTCAGTACTCATTCCTTTGTCAGATTTCTACAGCAGTTTTTGTGTTCTTTGACAATTTGGACACAAACCATCAGCTGCTCACCAATACACATGTAAAAGCACAGTTGTTTTTGGTGGGTAATGCACTCACCAAAGCCTTCAACCTGGATTTGTTGACAAACACAGCAGCTACATTAAACTTGACAAAAAGCAACATCATTCTAAAGACCAAACAAAATGATGCAGATTTTGTCAAGAATCTGTGTTGTGCTGTGAGTGATGTTGTTAAAAAGAAGTCTGTGACTGTACAACTTGAGACGATGACCACAGTTGCACATGATTTAGGAATTTCGACTGATGAAGACAATAAGGAGTGccaaaatgcaaaagaaaatgcaaaggCAATCACTAGCATGATACAGGACACAATAAAGTTTAAGGAAGAACAGCTTCCTTTGCAGGGTGAGATCTGGAAGAAACTGGGAAAAATAGAGAAAGAGGAGTGTAGGCTTCGTAAAGCTGGGCATAAGAACATTCAGATGTATAAAGGTGAACTTGCTAAACAGAAGATGGAACTCAGGAAGCAGCAAAGCAGCTATGAAATGTCAATAGCTATGTCCTGCTTCATAAGTGCACTGTCAAGTTCCACTCTTGAGAGATCCTTCTTCCTGAAATGGATGCGAATGTATTTGGACAATTTATCCCGCAAGAAACTATCCGATCTTAGAGAACAGTACAAAAAGAAATGTCAACAATCTTCTGAGAAGAAGGATGAGATTGCAGAACTTGATAGGCAGATCTCAAACTGTGCTTTAGGAATTGAACACTTTTTGAGGGAAATGGGTCAGCTATATGAAGCTGCTGTCTCCCTACCAGAAAATCTACAATCACGACAACAAATGCTACACTTACCCAAACTGTGTGCTGAGCTCCTGTTACAGGGATTCCCTCTTGAACTAGTTGATGGAGATGCTTCAAATATACCACTAAGGTGGATTAGTGATGTACTGAAAGAGCTGAATACTTTAGTGCAAACTAAGAAGAAGATCAGGGTAGTCACAGTATTAGGAGTGCAGAGCACAGGAAAGTCTACCCTACTAAACACCATGTTTGGGGTTCAGTTTGCAGTCAGCAGTGGAAGATGCACACGAGGAGCGTTCATGTTGATGATCAAAGTCACAGACAGCTTCAGAGAAGTACTTAACTGTGATCATTTAGTGATCATTGACACTGAGGGACTGAAATCGCCTGAGCTGGCACAGCTAGATGACAGctatgaacatgacaatgaacTAGCTACACTTGTTGTTGGACTGAGTGAcattaccatcatcaacatTGCCATGGAGAACTCTACAGAAATGAAGGACATTCTGCAGATTGTGGTGCATGCATTCCTCAGGATGAAGGAAGTAGGCAAAAAACCCATGTGTGCATTCGTACATCAGAATGTAGCTGATGTCTCAGCACATGACAAAAACATGAGAGACAGGAAGCTTCTCTTAGAGCAGCTGAATGAGATGACTGAGGCAGCAGCCAAGATGGAAAATAAGGAAATGAACAAGAAGTTTACTGATGTAATGGAGTATGATCCAGAGACTGGTAACTGGTATATACCTGGGCTCTGGCATGGAAACCCACCAATGGCACCAGTGAATGCAGGCTACTCTGAAACTGTCTATGACTTCAAAAAGAACATAATAAACATTCTTGTAAACAAAAAGATATCTACCAACAACATTGAAGAATTTCTGGAGTGGACAAAAAGCTTATGGAATGcagtaaaatatgaaaatttCATATTCAGCTTTAGGAACAGCTTGGTAGCTGATGCATACATGAAGCTGTGCACTGAATTCCATAAATGGGAATGGTCTTTCAAAAAGGACATGTATAAGTGGTTAACATCTGCTGAAACCAGAGTGTCCAATTTTGAGATCATGAAATCACAATCTGACAAGACAAACCTCAAAGATTTGCTTAGGACCCTGAAAGAAGAGGCTTCATTAAAACTTGATGAATGGGAAAAGACCATTGTGGAAAACCTCAGCAAATACTTTGAGCAAACAGAGGGTCATGTCTATCTCGTGGAAAAGTACAAAGAAGACTTTGTGAATAGTGCAAAATCCCTCAGAAGGGAAACAGAAAACTCACTGCTGAATAAAATAGAGGCAATTATTGAGATTAGGACAGGAAAGAATAATTTGGACAACATCAAGAAAACACATACTGACAGAATGGAAAAGAAAGTGCTCAACCTTCTGGAGGAGCTCCGGAAAAACAGACGTTCAGAAAGTATGTCTGAGGAGGAACTTGACAACATCTTTGAAAGCATGTGGCAGGTAACACTGGAAGAATTGTCATTTAAAGGCTTGAAGAGACAAATAATATCTGACAGTGTTTTTAACCAGTTACGAATGAACATGAAACAAAAGGGAAGCTCGGTCTTTGAAAAGTTAAATGATGTGAATCTGGATCAATATGGCAAAGAGAAGTTCATTGTTAAAccagaaaatgtttttaaaaaagctcTCGAATTAATGCAGGTTTATAAATTTGAACAAACAGTGAGACTGCAAGAGATGTCAGACAGTGTCATTGACACATGTATGCAGTTAATTAATGacaagaaagaaggaaaatcaGATTACCATGACAACGACATTCAGGAGATCCTTAATATAACTGATACAAAATTGACTTCATCAGAGAAATTAAAAGTTTCTGATGAATTTGAACTCTCTCTGAAGCTGCACATTTGTGCTATTTCTGCAAGAGAATTCCAGGCCATGCATGACAGTTTTATTGAAGAGAACGACCCACGCAGATGCCTCAAGCAATTCAAAGAGAAGTACCGTGCTGATTTCAAAGATCTGTTCAATAATCGTGATCAGTGTCAGAGGAAGGCTGCAGAATTCGTAAAACTCTGCCTGAGCCCTGCAGTTGAGACATTCATCTGTAACTCACTGGGACTAGACATTACTGATACAATGCTCCAagggaaaaatgcatttcagttcAGCACACGCTCATTTTTTCAGTACTCTCTTTTAAAAGAACTTCTGGATGACAGTAATTGTAAGAACTATGTGGTTTACATACGTTTTTATGAACGCTTTGTCAAAGACTGGatattaaaagaaattaaaaagagaTTTTCTAAAGGAAACAAACTTTTTGAGTTGGAAGAGCAGCATCTCAAAGGAATTACTACAGAGATAAAAGAGGCCATCATAAAAGCACAACAAgagataaatgaaaatgaaagcataAAGGCATTTATTCAGAACATTTGCAGAGAGCTTGGAAAAAAACTTGTTATCCCAAATGATATCTTGGAAGCAGTCATGGTTTTGAACAATGCCAAACAGGAGCAATTTGCCCACTGGCTCACACAGTCTGTGGAGGAAATGGAAGGATCACTCAAGACTAAGTTTGTGAACGAAGACATTCAAAGCAAACTGAAAACACTCAAAATCAAACCCCAGGATGAGCTGTTCAAGCGTGTATTTGGCTGCGGGAAACAGTGTCCATTCTGTAAAGCACCATGTGAGGCAGGAGGAGAAGctcatacacatcacactgcTTCTGTACACAGACCTCAAGGACTTGCGTTATACAAGGATAAGGACTCACAGAAATTAGTCACTGACATTTGTTCCACTGATGTGAACACTGAAGCAACGTTCAGATGCCTAGAGACCAAACATGAGTTCCATCCTTACAAGAAATACAGGGAGATCTTTCCAGACTGGCACATCCCTGCAGATCCCAGCATAGAGGCCTCAGACTACTGGAAATATGTGATGGCAAAATTTAATAAAGAGTTTGCAACAGAGTATGAAGCAAAAGAAGCAGACATTCCCTCAACATGGAGTAATATCACAAaggaagaagcagaaaaaagtttggaggagtgttttgGTATCAGGACACAATAA
- the LOC131355511 gene encoding interferon-induced very large GTPase 1-like isoform X1: MESSDKEQSEEAREFADKGLQLNLSENQSAESHLKEETVTSEDAPAPYDILVQAIGTNFARFQWKCVNSISAYELRWSSSTSPSIQNFSQHYAEVSGLRPGTEYTFTVVAVPENGNQSSTAKVTAYTIPNPPESFKVKNISSTSVTLTWHPPASLEQKYHVVCSHNSVTVHEEETETNTLVISNLTPGETYSFHIATVLKNGSRSETAGLDARTLTHFESFLQDLGLKQHLTDKLSLSTVLQIDKSTVADDPAQTLLDLPWLFLKKIMMVNVTARDVKCDPSTDEDEDLSSDLCSGLKSLVLNKDFSHTVNPLDIITALFLCSDSFLQQEIALKMSMCQFSVPLLLPNCDTQKSMLMLWALRDIVKKYRPHSLSDPRGFVEERIILADLPLVSFVRLGDCSISKSQILNKLLSNPQQYHDTFVHHDMDCGDIPRKISDGLVEISWYLPCGNKNIDIFPEPVAIANLRGDISTFETQYSFLCQISTAVFVFFDNLDTNHQLLTNTHVKAQLFLVGNALTKAFNLDLLTNTAATLNLTKSNIILKTKQNDADFVKNLCCAVSDVVKKKSVTVQLETMTTVAHDLGISTDEDNKECQNAKENAKAITSMIQDTIKFKEEQLPLQGEIWKKLGKIEKEECRLRKAGHKNIQMYKGELAKQKMELRKQQSSYEMSIAMSCFISALSSSTLERSFFLKWMRMYLDNLSRKKLSDLREQYKKKCQQSSEKKDEIAELDRQISNCALGIEHFLREMGQLYEAAVSLPENLQSRQQMLHLPKLCAELLLQGFPLELVDGDASNIPLRWISDVLKELNTLVQTKKKIRVVTVLGVQSTGKSTLLNTMFGVQFAVSSGRCTRGAFMLMIKVTDSFREVLNCDHLVIIDTEGLKSPELAQLDDSYEHDNELATLVVGLSDITIINIAMENSTEMKDILQIVVHAFLRMKEVGKKPMCAFVHQNVADVSAHDKNMRDRKLLLEQLNEMTEAAAKMENKEMNKKFTDVMEYDPETGNWYIPGLWHGNPPMAPVNAGYSETVYDFKKNIINILVNKKISTNNIEEFLEWTKSLWNAVKYENFIFSFRNSLVADAYMKLCTEFHKWEWSFKKDMYKWLTSAETRVSNFEIMKSQSDKTNLKDLLRTLKEEASLKLDEWEKTIVENLSKYFEQTEGHVYLVEKYKEDFVNSAKSLRRETENSLLNKIEAIIEIRTGKNNLDNIKKTHTDRMEKKVLNLLEELRKNRRSESMSEEELDNIFESMWQVTLEELSFKGLKRQIISDSVFNQLRMNMKQKGSSVFEKLNDVNLDQYGKEKFIVKPENVFKKALELMQVYKFEQTVRLQEMSDSVIDTCMQLINDKKEGKSDYHDNDIQEILNITDTKLTSSEKLKVSDEFELSLKLHICAISAREFQAMHDSFIEENDPRRCLKQFKEKYRADFKDLFNNRDQCQRKAAEFVKLCLSPAVETFICNSLGLDITDTMLQGKNAFQFSTRSFFQYSLLKELLDDSNCKNYVVYIRFYERFVKDWILKEIKKRFSKGNKLFELEEQHLKGITTEIKEAIIKAQQEINENESIKAFIQNICRELGKKLVIPNDILEAVMVLNNAKQEQFAHWLTQSVEEMEGSLKTKFVNEDIQSKLKTLKIKPQDELFKRVFGCGKQCPFCKAPCEAGGEAHTHHTASVHRPQGLALYKDKDSQKLVTDICSTDVNTEATFRCLETKHEFHPYKKYREIFPDWHIPADPSIEASDYWKYVMAKFNKEFATEYEAKEADIPSTWSNITKEEAEKSLEECFGIRTQ; this comes from the exons AGTCCCAGAAAATGGAAACCAGAGTTCAACAGCCAAAGTGACTGCATATACAA TTCCAAACCCACCTGAAAGCTTCAAGGTTAAGAATATCAGTAGTACATCAGTTACTCTAACCTGGCATCCACCTGCTTCCTTAGAACAGAAATACCATGTGGTGTGTTCCCATAATAGTGTGACTGTTcatgaagaagaaacagaaactAACACACTAGTTATCAGTAACCTGACTCCAGGAGAAACATACTCCTTCCACATTGCAACAGTGCTTAAAAATGGCAGCAGAAGCGAGACAGCTGGGTTAGATGCTCGTACTC taacaCATTTTGAGAGCTTTCTTCAGGACTTGGGGCTGAAGCAACACCTCACTGATAAACTCTCACTGAGTACTGTACTACAGATAGACAAGAGCACAGTGGCAGATGATCCAGCACAGACTCTATTAGATTTACCTTGGCTTTTCCTCAAGAAAATTATGATGGTGAATGTGACTGCAAGAGATGTCAAATGTGATCCATCAacagatgaggatgaagatttGAGTTCGGATTTGTGTAGTGGTCTGAAGAGTCTTGTCCTCAATAAGGATTTTAGTCATACAGTAAATCCTTTAGACATCATAACTGCACTCTTCCTTTGCTCAGACAGTTTTCTTCAACAAGAGATTGCCTTGAAAATGTCTATGTGCCAGTTCTCTGTGCCTTTACTGCTTCCTAATTGTGACACACAGAAGAGCATGCTCATGCTTTGGGCCTTAAGAGATATTGTGAAGAAATACAGACCACACTCCTTGTCTGATCCAAGAGGGTTTGTAGAAGAAAGGATCATTCTAGCAGACTTACCCTTAGTGTCCTTTGTAAGACTTGGAGACTGCAGCATTTCTAAATCTCAAATCTTGAACAAACTGCTCAGTAATCCACAGCAATATCATGACACATTTGTGCACCATGACATGGACTGTGGAGACATCCCAAGAAAAATATCAGATGGTTTGGTGGAGATCAGCTGGTACTTAccttgtggaaataaaaacatagaCATCTTCCCAGAACCTGTGGCTATTGCAAACCTAAGAGGGGACATAAGTACATTTGAGACTCAGTACTCATTCCTTTGTCAGATTTCTACAGCAGTTTTTGTGTTCTTTGACAATTTGGACACAAACCATCAGCTGCTCACCAATACACATGTAAAAGCACAGTTGTTTTTGGTGGGTAATGCACTCACCAAAGCCTTCAACCTGGATTTGTTGACAAACACAGCAGCTACATTAAACTTGACAAAAAGCAACATCATTCTAAAGACCAAACAAAATGATGCAGATTTTGTCAAGAATCTGTGTTGTGCTGTGAGTGATGTTGTTAAAAAGAAGTCTGTGACTGTACAACTTGAGACGATGACCACAGTTGCACATGATTTAGGAATTTCGACTGATGAAGACAATAAGGAGTGccaaaatgcaaaagaaaatgcaaaggCAATCACTAGCATGATACAGGACACAATAAAGTTTAAGGAAGAACAGCTTCCTTTGCAGGGTGAGATCTGGAAGAAACTGGGAAAAATAGAGAAAGAGGAGTGTAGGCTTCGTAAAGCTGGGCATAAGAACATTCAGATGTATAAAGGTGAACTTGCTAAACAGAAGATGGAACTCAGGAAGCAGCAAAGCAGCTATGAAATGTCAATAGCTATGTCCTGCTTCATAAGTGCACTGTCAAGTTCCACTCTTGAGAGATCCTTCTTCCTGAAATGGATGCGAATGTATTTGGACAATTTATCCCGCAAGAAACTATCCGATCTTAGAGAACAGTACAAAAAGAAATGTCAACAATCTTCTGAGAAGAAGGATGAGATTGCAGAACTTGATAGGCAGATCTCAAACTGTGCTTTAGGAATTGAACACTTTTTGAGGGAAATGGGTCAGCTATATGAAGCTGCTGTCTCCCTACCAGAAAATCTACAATCACGACAACAAATGCTACACTTACCCAAACTGTGTGCTGAGCTCCTGTTACAGGGATTCCCTCTTGAACTAGTTGATGGAGATGCTTCAAATATACCACTAAGGTGGATTAGTGATGTACTGAAAGAGCTGAATACTTTAGTGCAAACTAAGAAGAAGATCAGGGTAGTCACAGTATTAGGAGTGCAGAGCACAGGAAAGTCTACCCTACTAAACACCATGTTTGGGGTTCAGTTTGCAGTCAGCAGTGGAAGATGCACACGAGGAGCGTTCATGTTGATGATCAAAGTCACAGACAGCTTCAGAGAAGTACTTAACTGTGATCATTTAGTGATCATTGACACTGAGGGACTGAAATCGCCTGAGCTGGCACAGCTAGATGACAGctatgaacatgacaatgaacTAGCTACACTTGTTGTTGGACTGAGTGAcattaccatcatcaacatTGCCATGGAGAACTCTACAGAAATGAAGGACATTCTGCAGATTGTGGTGCATGCATTCCTCAGGATGAAGGAAGTAGGCAAAAAACCCATGTGTGCATTCGTACATCAGAATGTAGCTGATGTCTCAGCACATGACAAAAACATGAGAGACAGGAAGCTTCTCTTAGAGCAGCTGAATGAGATGACTGAGGCAGCAGCCAAGATGGAAAATAAGGAAATGAACAAGAAGTTTACTGATGTAATGGAGTATGATCCAGAGACTGGTAACTGGTATATACCTGGGCTCTGGCATGGAAACCCACCAATGGCACCAGTGAATGCAGGCTACTCTGAAACTGTCTATGACTTCAAAAAGAACATAATAAACATTCTTGTAAACAAAAAGATATCTACCAACAACATTGAAGAATTTCTGGAGTGGACAAAAAGCTTATGGAATGcagtaaaatatgaaaatttCATATTCAGCTTTAGGAACAGCTTGGTAGCTGATGCATACATGAAGCTGTGCACTGAATTCCATAAATGGGAATGGTCTTTCAAAAAGGACATGTATAAGTGGTTAACATCTGCTGAAACCAGAGTGTCCAATTTTGAGATCATGAAATCACAATCTGACAAGACAAACCTCAAAGATTTGCTTAGGACCCTGAAAGAAGAGGCTTCATTAAAACTTGATGAATGGGAAAAGACCATTGTGGAAAACCTCAGCAAATACTTTGAGCAAACAGAGGGTCATGTCTATCTCGTGGAAAAGTACAAAGAAGACTTTGTGAATAGTGCAAAATCCCTCAGAAGGGAAACAGAAAACTCACTGCTGAATAAAATAGAGGCAATTATTGAGATTAGGACAGGAAAGAATAATTTGGACAACATCAAGAAAACACATACTGACAGAATGGAAAAGAAAGTGCTCAACCTTCTGGAGGAGCTCCGGAAAAACAGACGTTCAGAAAGTATGTCTGAGGAGGAACTTGACAACATCTTTGAAAGCATGTGGCAGGTAACACTGGAAGAATTGTCATTTAAAGGCTTGAAGAGACAAATAATATCTGACAGTGTTTTTAACCAGTTACGAATGAACATGAAACAAAAGGGAAGCTCGGTCTTTGAAAAGTTAAATGATGTGAATCTGGATCAATATGGCAAAGAGAAGTTCATTGTTAAAccagaaaatgtttttaaaaaagctcTCGAATTAATGCAGGTTTATAAATTTGAACAAACAGTGAGACTGCAAGAGATGTCAGACAGTGTCATTGACACATGTATGCAGTTAATTAATGacaagaaagaaggaaaatcaGATTACCATGACAACGACATTCAGGAGATCCTTAATATAACTGATACAAAATTGACTTCATCAGAGAAATTAAAAGTTTCTGATGAATTTGAACTCTCTCTGAAGCTGCACATTTGTGCTATTTCTGCAAGAGAATTCCAGGCCATGCATGACAGTTTTATTGAAGAGAACGACCCACGCAGATGCCTCAAGCAATTCAAAGAGAAGTACCGTGCTGATTTCAAAGATCTGTTCAATAATCGTGATCAGTGTCAGAGGAAGGCTGCAGAATTCGTAAAACTCTGCCTGAGCCCTGCAGTTGAGACATTCATCTGTAACTCACTGGGACTAGACATTACTGATACAATGCTCCAagggaaaaatgcatttcagttcAGCACACGCTCATTTTTTCAGTACTCTCTTTTAAAAGAACTTCTGGATGACAGTAATTGTAAGAACTATGTGGTTTACATACGTTTTTATGAACGCTTTGTCAAAGACTGGatattaaaagaaattaaaaagagaTTTTCTAAAGGAAACAAACTTTTTGAGTTGGAAGAGCAGCATCTCAAAGGAATTACTACAGAGATAAAAGAGGCCATCATAAAAGCACAACAAgagataaatgaaaatgaaagcataAAGGCATTTATTCAGAACATTTGCAGAGAGCTTGGAAAAAAACTTGTTATCCCAAATGATATCTTGGAAGCAGTCATGGTTTTGAACAATGCCAAACAGGAGCAATTTGCCCACTGGCTCACACAGTCTGTGGAGGAAATGGAAGGATCACTCAAGACTAAGTTTGTGAACGAAGACATTCAAAGCAAACTGAAAACACTCAAAATCAAACCCCAGGATGAGCTGTTCAAGCGTGTATTTGGCTGCGGGAAACAGTGTCCATTCTGTAAAGCACCATGTGAGGCAGGAGGAGAAGctcatacacatcacactgcTTCTGTACACAGACCTCAAGGACTTGCGTTATACAAGGATAAGGACTCACAGAAATTAGTCACTGACATTTGTTCCACTGATGTGAACACTGAAGCAACGTTCAGATGCCTAGAGACCAAACATGAGTTCCATCCTTACAAGAAATACAGGGAGATCTTTCCAGACTGGCACATCCCTGCAGATCCCAGCATAGAGGCCTCAGACTACTGGAAATATGTGATGGCAAAATTTAATAAAGAGTTTGCAACAGAGTATGAAGCAAAAGAAGCAGACATTCCCTCAACATGGAGTAATATCACAAaggaagaagcagaaaaaagtttggaggagtgttttgGTATCAGGACACAATAA